The Niabella beijingensis genomic interval CAGTACATCCAGAAAATTGCACCGGAAAAATCGGAGATCGTTTCGCTTTATCAGAGTCCGGGGGGCATTTTTGACTCATTTGGTATTACCAAACAGGTGAAATCCTCGTTCGGAAAAACGGTGAACCTCAACAGCGGGGCCTACCTGATCATTGAGCACACGGAGGCACTGCATGTCATTGACGTGAACAGCGGCTATAAAAATGTAAGTAACAATCAGGAACAGAATGCCCTGGCCACCAACCTGGAGGCCGCCGAAGAAATTTCGAGACAGCTGCGGCTGCGGGATATCGGGGGGATCATCGTTGTGGATTTCATCGATATGAAGCTGGCCGAGAATAAACGGACCCTCTATGAGAAAATGGAGGAGTTTATGAGGGCCGACCGTGCCCGGCATTCGGTGCTGCCCATATCCAAGTTTGGCCTCATGCAGATCACCCGGCAGCGGATGCGCCCGGAGGTGAATATCAATACACAGGAGATCTGCCCTACCTGTCATGGTACCGGCAAGATCGCTTCTTCCCTGATCCTTGAAGATGAGATCGAAAAGAACCTTAGTTATCTAATCACTCATAAACATTCCGGCCTGAAGCTGGTGGTGAACCCCATTATTTACGCCTATCTTACAAAAGGATTCTGGTTCAACAGCAAGCTGGCAAAATGGAATAAGAAATTCGGACAAAAAATCAAACTGGAGCAGAACAATGCCTATCAGCTGATCGAATACCGCTTTTTCAACAGCGATGAGGAAGAAATTAAAATGTAAGCGGGCGGATCTTAATTATGCAGCGCTTTCCAGATATGTTCCGGATCGGAAAAAATGAATGTGTTTCCCGGCACCGGCATTACCAACCAATAGCCTGCTGATATTTCGGTTTCAAGCTCGTCCTTATCCCATCCGCAATAGCCGATAAATAAACGGACCTCCTGTTCGGCCCGGCCGGCCCGGCTCATATAAGAGAGGGCTTGTTTAAAGTCTCCGCCGGCAGATAATGTACCGGATACCACCGTTCCGCCGGAGATCTGATCCGGACAGCGGTGAATAAAAAAGAGATGCTCCTGGTCGACAGGGCCACCTTCATATAACGGAAGGGGCGGATAACTCCGGAACTCCACCAGTTCATTGAATACTCTTGGAAAGCGCCTGTTTAAAACAAAGCCCATGGCACCGCTGTCATTATATTCCGTGATCAGTACCACCGTCTGTTTAAAATAGGGATCGTCCATTATTGCAGTGCTGACCAACAGCATACCAGGTGAAAGAAGAGTCATGTTCTTAAGAATAAAGGAAACAAAACTTCCGTATTGACCGGGGAAGCTAGGCCCTGTAAATAAAAAAGGATAAAAAACCGGAACCGCCGGTCAGTTTTTGGGGATCAGAAAATAAAAGGGCTTTAGGTGAGGGCGGCGGATCGCCTTCAGCAATTTTCTTTTTTTGGTGGTGATACGGTTGCGGATAACCAGTTCATGGGCGGCGCAAAAATTGTCATCCGTATCCACGCAGGCTATGACCTTATGCACAAACTGCACCTCCTGATCAATTGCCTCAGGAGTGCATTCATTTTCTTTTAATAAGAAGATAATATCGCGGCTATAATCGTTCATATTGTTTCCACTCCGGCTTAAAATGAACCTTTATAAAAATAAGCTTTTTTTCAATCCGATACAAGAATATTTTTGTACCTGCAGGACGTAAAAAAACAATCATTCCGGAATGTCTGAACCGCGCAGAAAAAATATTTTACTGGCACCTCTTGATTGGGGATTAGGTCATACAACCAGATGTATACCAATAATTAATGAATTGCTGAAAAACGGAGCGAACGTACTGGTGGCGGGCAATACAGTACAGCAGCTTCTTTTGAAAAAAGAGTTTTCACAGCTGATCTACCTGCCGCTGGAGGGTTACAATGTGCGGTACACCACGCAAAAGAATCGCTTTGTAAGCCATCTTATGCGCCAGCTGCCCGGACTGCTGAAAGCGATACGGCAGGAACACCGCTGGCTCCGCCGTATTGTAAAGGAATATGCCATTGATGGTGTGATCAGCGATAACCGTTTTGGGCTCCATCATCCGGAACTGCCTGCCGTTTTTATTACGCACCAGTTAAAAATAAAAAACCCGTTAGGCGCGTTTATGGAAACAGTTTCCCGGAAGATCAATTACCGGTGGATCAGCCGTTTTTCGGCCTGCTGGATCCCGGATTATCCGCAGGCGCCGGGACTTGCCGGAGACCTGTCGCACCCGGATAAAATGCCAGGGATCCCCTGCGCCTACCTGGGACCGCTTTCAAGAATGCAGCCGCTGGCCGTGCCAGGGATAAAGAACCGGATATTATTGCTGCTGTCTGGTCCTGAACCGCAGCGTTCGCTTTTTGAAAAGATCATCTGTGAACAGCTGCCGTATATTAAGGGGAATATCGTATTGGTGCGGGGGCTGCCGGAGGGCAATGGCCCCGAGCTGGCTGTACCTTCGTCCGTTGTGGTTTACGATCACCTGCCTGCAGCTACCCTGAACCTGGAATTATGCAAGGCGGATGTGGTGGTATGCCGGAGCGGCTATAGTTCGGTAATGGACCTGCAGGCTATCGGCGCAACGCCGGTGCTGATACCTACTCCCGGCCAAACGGAGCAGGAATATCTGGCAGCGCTGCTCGGTGATCAGAAAAAAGCAGTAACCGGAACGCAGGACAGTTTCGACCTGGCTGTTCTGCTTGAAAAAGCAAAGGCATTGCAACCGGTGGGTCCGGTTCTGCAGGCACAGGCGCTGCTGGAAAAAGCCGTACAGGAGTTTCTTACAGGATAGGCCGGAATGGGTACTGCTACTGATCCTTTGGTGAAAACGATTCGATAAACCTTTTCTTTGCCGTTTCAAAACTGCTCCAGTCGTCCATGGCCACTTCCATTACGGCCACACCACAGGTGGGCAGGCTGTCGATCCCTGCATGTGTGAGGTCGTTTATAAAATTGGTGACGCCTGGGTTATGGCCCACTATGGCCAGCGTGTTGATGTTCTCATTTTCGCGCAGCCAGCCGATGGTTTCGGTGATCCCCAGCACATCCGCCAGGTAGAGGCTTTCAAAATAGCGGATATTATTGCCTTTTATTCCCAGTACTTCTGCAAAGATGCGGGTGGTTTGCATGGTCCTTTCGGAGTTGCTGGAAAAGATTTTGTCGACAGTATATCCTTTATCCTTCAGCTTTTTTGCCATTGCCGCCGCGTTCCGGAGTCCCCGTTCTGTCAGTCTGCGTTCAATATCTTTTCCAAAGCCCTGTTCTGCTTTGGCATGCCGGATGATAATCAATGTTTTCATGAACCTGTTTTCGGATTGAGCTAAAAAATCTTTACAAGTTTAAGCAATAAAAAGGGTATGGCAATCTTCTTTTTTTGAACGGATTAGCTGTTTTTAAGCCGGATTTTCTGCTTAAGAAATATCGTGTTTTTGGTACATAATAAAAAAATTTTTTTTGTTAAAGAAATGTTACCTTCAGCATTACAATCCTCAATTTTTAACTTTCTAAACACGAAAAGCCGTATGAAAAGAACGAACGTTTTTTGCTTGTTATTCATGCTCTTTTGTCTAGGCTTTACTCTTGACAGTTTTAGTCAGACAAAAACAATTACAGGAACGGTTACAGACGACAAGGGAACCCCTGTCGCAAATGTTTCTGTTGTATTAAAAGGGGGCACTTCCGGCACCTCGACCAACACGGAAGGACAATTTTCGATTACAGCCAAAACAGGAGATGTGCTGGAATTTTCCAGTGTCGGATTTAAAAACACCAATGCTACGGTGGGTAACCAAAGCACGATTGCTGTAAGCATGCAGAGCGATGCTACCAGTCTTACGGATGTGGTAGTGATCGGTTACGGAACTGCGCGAAAAAAGGACCTTACGGGTTCTGTAGCTGTAGTGGACATGAAGGAGCTGAAATCCCAGCCCGCAGCCAGTCCCCTGGAAGCCTTACAGGGGAAGGCGGCAGGGGTGCAGATCGTGAACGACGGATCACCAGGGGCCACCCCCCAGGTCCGGATCCGTGGCTTCAGTACCATCAGCAACAATGATCCTTTATATATTATTGACGGGATGCCTTACCAGGGTAAGCTGAGCTGGCTGAATGCCAATGATATTGAAAGCATGCAGGTATTAAAGGATGCCTCTGCCGCTTCCATCTATGGTTCCCGGGCGAACAACGGGGTGGTGATCGTTACAACCAAGAAAGGAAAATCAGGTCCGCCGAAGCTGAACCTGGATGTGTACTACGGCAGCCAGAACCCTAACAGGGGGCGGTTTCCCAAATACCTGAACCCTCAGCAGTTTGCTGAATTTTTGTATGCCGGATATAAAAATGCCAACCTGCCTATAACAAATGATTATTATGGATCGGATCCTAACAATCCCACGCTACCGGAATACTTGCTGGCGGGCGGCACTTACGGTCAGAAAATCACTTCGGATATGGTAAACCCTTCGCTGTATAATTATTCCATGGATGGGAAAACGTTCTACCAGATCACCAGGGCCAACCAGGCGGGTACAGACTGGTACCGGACTATTACCCAGAATGCTTCCATTCAGAACTATCAACTTACATTAAGCGGTGGTGGGGAAAAAGCCAATTATGCAGTAAGCGGGGGATATATGAACCAGGACGGTATTGTGAAATACACCGGGTTTAAACGCTACACCATCCGTGCCAATACCAATTTTACACTATTGGGCGACCGCCTGCAACTGGGTGAGAATATGCAATATTCCAGGACAGAGAACCAGGGTTTTTCCACGAATGTAAATACTGCGGGAAGCTATATGGGTGAGGGGTCACCTATCGGCTGGGCGTATCGTGTTCAAACCATCATTCCTGTTTATGATATCATGGGCAACTTTGCAGGCAGCCGGGGTAATCTGCTGGGAAACGCGGAGAACCCGCTGGCCGTGCTCTACCGGGCCAAGGACAATGTGGGCACTTCTAACCAGTTTTTCGGAAGCGCTTATGCTGATCTTAAGATCCTTGAGTCCCTGCACCTGAGATCCACTTACGGTGTCCGGTACGAGACGTATAATGGTGTATCCGTAGGTTATCCGAATCCGGAACGTGCCGAAGGAAGCTATGATAACCATACCTTCAGTGAGAATATGGGCTGGGGTACAGACTGGACCTGGTCCAATACCCTTACGTATAAAACGCGGTTTGGTGAAAAACATGACCTGACAGCGATGGTAGGTACCGAGGCAGTAAAGGCCTGGGGGCGTTATCTGACCGGGTCGGCAAATGGCTACTTCCTGATGGGAGATATGAACTATTATTATATGAACACGGCAACCTCCACTCCTGTTGCCAAGAATAATGATCCTATTACGCAACCCAACTCGCTGTTCTCGATTTTCGGAAGAGTGGATTACGGATACCTGGACCGGTACCTGATCTCTGCAACCCTGCGCCGGGATGGTTCTTCACGGTTCGGGCCTAATAACAAATATGGTAATTTCCCGGCTGTGAGCCTGGCCTGGAGGGTATCGAACGAAGAATTCATGAAAAGCGTGAGCTGGGTGGATGACCTGAAATTACGCGCCGGATGGGGTGTTACCGGTAATCAGTCCATCCCCGATTTTCAGTACCTGAAATTATTGCAGGCGTCTATTAATAACGCCAACTATCCCGTTAACGGCACCGGTCTTGGCAGTGGGGTATGGACCTACAGCTATGATAACCCGGATATAAAATGGGAACAGGCCCAGTCCTTAAACCTTGGGATTGATTTTACCCTGCTGCAACATAAATTAGACGGGTCTTTTGACTGGTACAATAAAAAAACGGTGGACATGCTTTATAAGCTGGACCTGCCTGCACAGGCCATCGGCGGAGGTTCGTCTCCCTATATAAACCTGGGCGAGATGAGCAATAAAGGTTTTGAACTGGTGCTGAACTACCACTACAGCAGCCATGTCAGCAGCAGGCCCTTTACGTTTGATGCCGGTGTGAATTTTTCAAGAAACATCAATAAGCTGGTTTCACTGAGAGAAGGGGTTCAGAAAGTAAACATGCTCACCAACCGTTCTGTAATACCTTCTGTGATCAAGGCCGGGCTTCCCTTTGGAGCTTTTTATGGATACAAAGTTGAGGGGATATTCAAAACAGACCAGGAAATCGCCAGTGCTGCACAGCAGACAGGAGCCCATTTGGGTGGATTCCGTTATGCGGATGTATCCGGGCCGGATGGCACACCTGACGGCATCATTGATGATAACGACCTGACCTTTATCGGCAGCCCGCATCCGAAATTTATTTATGGTCTGAACCTGAATGCAAGCTATAGCAACTTTGACATTTCCCTTGCGTTTAACGGATCCCAGGGAAATAAGATCTTTGATTTTACACGCCTGTACACAGATCTCAGCCTGTTTGACGGATCGGTAAGCGACCGGATGCTGAACGCCTGGAGCCCGGAGAATCCCGACAGCGATATACCCGCGCCTAACCGGAACCGGCCCGCTATCGAACTGCTCTCCAACAGCTATTTTATACAGGACGGCAGCTACCTGAAATTAAAACTGGCGCAGATCGGTTATAATTTTAAACTGAACGGCGCCCTGAAGGATAGAATTCAGAATCTGAGGCTGTATGTAAGCGGCACTAACCTGTTTACCATTACCAAGTACAGCGGACTGGATCCGGAAGTTACTTCTTCTCCGGGAACCTATGCAGCTCCGGGAGTGGACCTGGGTATGTATCCGATGTCTCGTCAGTACCTGATTGGTTTAAACGTTACATTCTAAATATTGATTTTAAAATATTATTGTATGGCAAAGAAATTATATAGCGCTGTATTTATTCTTTTCATTCTGGTCACGGTATATTCCTGTGGAAAATCATTCCTGGATGCCAAACCCCAGGGTGCGCTTGCAGAGCCGCAACTGGCAAATACGAAGGGAGTGGAATCTGCCCTTATCGGTGCTTATGGTATTATGAACGGAAATATCAGTGGCACCTGGGGTAACTATTCCAGCGGACCCAGTCAATGGCTGTATGGAGAGGTGGCAGCAGACAATGCGCATAAAGGCAGTAACAGTACGGACCAGTCGCCGATGAATGATATCGAGCTGCACAAAGTAAATCCGTCCAACGATAACCTCCCCACCATGTGGCGGGTGTATTATGAAGGGGTCATCCGTTGTAATACCACGCTCAAACTGCTCAGTGTGGTGCAGAGTGGCGGTGGCGAAAAATTCAGCGAGGACCGTGCTAAAGAAATAGCTGCAGAAGCAAGACTGTTACGGGGCCACTATTATTTTTTCCTGGCACGAGTGTTTAAAAACATTCCCTATATCGACGAGAATATGAGCGTTCAGGAGGCAGCGCAGGTAAAAAATGATAAGGACGTGTTCCCGATGATCGAAGCTGATTTTAAAGCGGCTGCGGAGGGATTGCCCGGCGATTATAAAAAGCCGTTGAATGAGGCTGGCCGGGTAGACAAATATGCTGCCGAGGCTTACCTGGGAAAATTATACCTCTACCAGAAAAGATATCCGGAAGCACTGGTTGAATTTAAAAAGGTAATTCAGAACAAGCCTGCCCTGACGGACCTGGCATTCGAGGCCAATTTTAATGTCAAAACAAAGAACGGACAGGAAGGGATACTTGTTTCCCAAAGCATCATTAATCCCGATGGAAGCGGGGATAACGCCAATGTAGGCGACATGCTGGCCGGCCTCTATGGAAATTCACCTGGTGGATGCTGCGGTTTTTTCCAGCCGTCCGTAGACCTGGTGAATGCCTTTAAGGTGGGTACCGATGGATTGCCCTACCTGGATGGCAGCTACCGGACCAACCCCTACAAATCAGATCAGGGGCTGAGCGGCGGTGCGGCGGATGCATATAAGCTGGACACCACCCTTCGCTTTGATCCGCGCCTGGACTATACGGTGGGCCGGAGGCTGGTACGATACCGCGACTGGGGTGTGGTGGTGCCCGGATGGATACGCGATCAGCCATTCGGAGGACCCTTTGTAGCAGTAAAACAATCGATCAACCAGTCAGATTTTAGCGGCAATGTGGCCACCGGAACAAATTATCTTAATGCGCAGAATATAAATATCATCCGGTTATCTGATGTGTACCTGATGGCCGCCGAGTGTGCGGTAGAAACAAGCGCCCTGGGGGATGCAAAGGATTGGGTGAATGCGGTACGGCTGCGCGCTGCCAATTTAGATCCGGTGTTAACAGGCTACGGGAACCCCGCTGCCAAGTATCTGATAAAAACCTATAACTCATTCCCCAACCAGGATTATGCGCGGAATGCAGTGCGGTTTGAACGAAGGCTGGAACTGGCGCTGGAAGGACATCGCTATTATGACCTGGTACGCTGGGGCACAGCTGAAGAAGTGCTGAAGTCATATATGACCTTCGAAAAGCAATACGTATCTGCGTCTCAGCCTGCAGGGTTCACCTACCCCGACTGGGATAAGGGCCTGCCCATTCCGCAGGAACAGATCGATCGCGCGCAGGGGATATTGACACAGAATTAATAGCCACAATGCGGCCATTGGCCGGTTAAAAAATAAAGAGGGTGTTTCATTCCGGAACATCCTCTTTTTAGTTGAGGTATGGTGACCGGTTCCGGTCACAAAAAGAAGGTAAAACAGGGATGTGTTCAGCGTCATGATACCTGCAGTAACTGACTACTGCATGAATGCATGCTGCAGACAGCGTCATAATTTCTGGAATAACAATGCCCGATCCCCGGTGCCGGAGGAAAAAGGAGAGGTAAAGATCAATATCCCCTTTCGTTCTTTCCCTCCATATAGTTCATAAATGCCTGGTTCACCACGCGGTTACCTCCCCGTGTGGGATAGTTACCGGTAAAGTACCAGTCGCCCAGGTTATTGGGACAGGCTTTATGCAGGTCTTCAATGCTCTGGAAGATCACCTGTACCGGGATGTCTAACCCGGCAGGAGTGATCATCTCGGCAATTTTGTCGGTGATCTCTTCCACGGTGCTGCCCTTATATAATTGCTGCACCACATTTTCTGTATCCAGCAGGTTTTGCTCCTTCAGTGTCTTGCATTTTTGCCACAGCTCATCCAGCAGCGATTCATTGCCTTTGTCCTTCAGCACATTTACTGCAGCATTAAAGGCGATAAAATCGCCCATCTTGCTCATATCGATGCCATAGCAATCGGGATAACGGATCTGCGGACAGGAAGAGACCACAATGATCTTTTTGGGTTGCAGCCGGGAAAGCATTTTAATGATGCTTTCTTTCAGCGTGGTGCCTCTTACAATAGAGTCGTCAATAACCACAATTGTGTCAATGCCCGGGCGCACCGTACCGTAGGTGATATCATAAACGTGCTGCACCATCTCGTTCCGGCTGGCATCTTCTGTTATAAAAGTGCGCATCTTTACATCCTTGATGGCGATCTTATCGATCCGGATGCGGCGATTGATCATCTCACTCAGCTTCTCCTCATCATAGTCCTTACCCCAGCTCATGATCCGCTCGATCTTGATTTTGTTCAGATAGAGCTGCATGCCTTTGTGAAGCCCGAGGAAGGCCACTTCTGCCGTATTGGGAATATAAGAGAAGATCGTGTTCTTTAAATCAAAGTCAATGGCTTTCAGTACCTGTTCGCTCAGGTTAAATCCAAGTGCCTTACGTTCCTTATAGATCTTTTCGTCGCTGCCGCGTGAGAAATAGATCCGTTCAAAGCTGCAGGCCCTGCGTTCGCCGGGTGTTACCACTTCAGCGATCTCATAGGTGCCGTCGGAGTTAACCATGAGTGCATTGCCCGGCATTAATTCTTTTACCTCGTTTTCCCCCACATTAAACGTGGTGCGGATGGCGGCGCGTTCAGAAGCAGCTACGATCACCTCATCATCAATATAATAATAGCAGGGGCGTATGCCATGCGGATCCCGGAATACAAATCCGATGCCTTCACCCGTGATACCGCCTACCGTAAATCCGCCGTCAAACATCGGGATCACTTCCTGCAATACATCTTTGATCGCGACATTACCGGGGCTTTTCTTATCGGCTTCAATGAGGTAATGGTGCACGATCTCCATCATGGCGGCCAGGTCGCTCTGTTTCTGGAAATTACCCGGAACAATGTTTAACTTCTCGAAGAGTTCGGTCGTGTTCACCAGGTTAAAATTCCCCGCCAGTGCCAGGTTCCTTCCGGGGACCGTGTTCCTTTTTATAAACGGATGACAAAAATCGGCATTGTTCTTCCCCTGTGTACCGTAGCGGAGATGCCCGAGCAGCAACTCTCCAAGGAATTTGATATGCCCCTTCATCAGGCCGGGATGCTTTAGGGCATCCGGGTTATAGCGGCATAACTCATCTACTTCCTCTGCAATGGTTTTAAACAGACCAGAGATCGCCTGCGGCTCTGCACTGCGCATCCGGTGCAAAAAAGGATAGCCCGGTTCCACATTCAGCTTTACACTGGCAATGCCGGCACCGTCCTGTCCGCGGTTGTGCTGCTTTTCCATAAGGAGGTAAAGCTTGTTCAGCCCCCACATTACGGTTCCATGCTGTTTTAGATAGTGAGAAAAAGGTTTGCGGAGCCGTACAAAAGCCAAACCGCATTCATGCTTTATAGGATCACTCATAACAATACAAAAAAGAAATGCAAAGTTACGATTTTGCAGCCGAAAGAACGCTTAATGTAGGTTAATGGACTTACTTTTTTAAAGCCGTTGCTTCCCAGGTATTTATGCTCCTAAAAAACGTTTGTTACTCGCTGATGCCGCTGTTCAGAAAACGGACCAGGGGCTGTAATGTCTGAAATGCTTTCACTGCCGTGGTGAGCAACGACGCTGAGGTCAGTTCTGTATCCGGCAGATTGGCAAGGGCGGTGAAGCTTTTGTATTTCAGGTAAGCTGCTGCGGGGTTGTCGGGTTCATATCCTTTGGGCACTCTCGATAATACCTGGCCCTCTTCAACCGTAAGACCCCCGTAAATATCTCTGAACTTTTTGGAATGGAGTACTTTTTCAAATTCCGGCAGGTTATAATCGATCTCCTGGCGTATTTTGGCAAGTTCTGCGGGCATCGGCTGC includes:
- a CDS encoding YqgE/AlgH family protein, translating into MTLLSPGMLLVSTAIMDDPYFKQTVVLITEYNDSGAMGFVLNRRFPRVFNELVEFRSYPPLPLYEGGPVDQEHLFFIHRCPDQISGGTVVSGTLSAGGDFKQALSYMSRAGRAEQEVRLFIGYCGWDKDELETEISAGYWLVMPVPGNTFIFSDPEHIWKALHN
- a CDS encoding glycosyltransferase, which gives rise to MSEPRRKNILLAPLDWGLGHTTRCIPIINELLKNGANVLVAGNTVQQLLLKKEFSQLIYLPLEGYNVRYTTQKNRFVSHLMRQLPGLLKAIRQEHRWLRRIVKEYAIDGVISDNRFGLHHPELPAVFITHQLKIKNPLGAFMETVSRKINYRWISRFSACWIPDYPQAPGLAGDLSHPDKMPGIPCAYLGPLSRMQPLAVPGIKNRILLLLSGPEPQRSLFEKIICEQLPYIKGNIVLVRGLPEGNGPELAVPSSVVVYDHLPAATLNLELCKADVVVCRSGYSSVMDLQAIGATPVLIPTPGQTEQEYLAALLGDQKKAVTGTQDSFDLAVLLEKAKALQPVGPVLQAQALLEKAVQEFLTG
- a CDS encoding SixA phosphatase family protein, which encodes MKTLIIIRHAKAEQGFGKDIERRLTERGLRNAAAMAKKLKDKGYTVDKIFSSNSERTMQTTRIFAEVLGIKGNNIRYFESLYLADVLGITETIGWLRENENINTLAIVGHNPGVTNFINDLTHAGIDSLPTCGVAVMEVAMDDWSSFETAKKRFIESFSPKDQ
- a CDS encoding SusC/RagA family TonB-linked outer membrane protein; the encoded protein is MKRTNVFCLLFMLFCLGFTLDSFSQTKTITGTVTDDKGTPVANVSVVLKGGTSGTSTNTEGQFSITAKTGDVLEFSSVGFKNTNATVGNQSTIAVSMQSDATSLTDVVVIGYGTARKKDLTGSVAVVDMKELKSQPAASPLEALQGKAAGVQIVNDGSPGATPQVRIRGFSTISNNDPLYIIDGMPYQGKLSWLNANDIESMQVLKDASAASIYGSRANNGVVIVTTKKGKSGPPKLNLDVYYGSQNPNRGRFPKYLNPQQFAEFLYAGYKNANLPITNDYYGSDPNNPTLPEYLLAGGTYGQKITSDMVNPSLYNYSMDGKTFYQITRANQAGTDWYRTITQNASIQNYQLTLSGGGEKANYAVSGGYMNQDGIVKYTGFKRYTIRANTNFTLLGDRLQLGENMQYSRTENQGFSTNVNTAGSYMGEGSPIGWAYRVQTIIPVYDIMGNFAGSRGNLLGNAENPLAVLYRAKDNVGTSNQFFGSAYADLKILESLHLRSTYGVRYETYNGVSVGYPNPERAEGSYDNHTFSENMGWGTDWTWSNTLTYKTRFGEKHDLTAMVGTEAVKAWGRYLTGSANGYFLMGDMNYYYMNTATSTPVAKNNDPITQPNSLFSIFGRVDYGYLDRYLISATLRRDGSSRFGPNNKYGNFPAVSLAWRVSNEEFMKSVSWVDDLKLRAGWGVTGNQSIPDFQYLKLLQASINNANYPVNGTGLGSGVWTYSYDNPDIKWEQAQSLNLGIDFTLLQHKLDGSFDWYNKKTVDMLYKLDLPAQAIGGGSSPYINLGEMSNKGFELVLNYHYSSHVSSRPFTFDAGVNFSRNINKLVSLREGVQKVNMLTNRSVIPSVIKAGLPFGAFYGYKVEGIFKTDQEIASAAQQTGAHLGGFRYADVSGPDGTPDGIIDDNDLTFIGSPHPKFIYGLNLNASYSNFDISLAFNGSQGNKIFDFTRLYTDLSLFDGSVSDRMLNAWSPENPDSDIPAPNRNRPAIELLSNSYFIQDGSYLKLKLAQIGYNFKLNGALKDRIQNLRLYVSGTNLFTITKYSGLDPEVTSSPGTYAAPGVDLGMYPMSRQYLIGLNVTF
- a CDS encoding RagB/SusD family nutrient uptake outer membrane protein, translated to MAKKLYSAVFILFILVTVYSCGKSFLDAKPQGALAEPQLANTKGVESALIGAYGIMNGNISGTWGNYSSGPSQWLYGEVAADNAHKGSNSTDQSPMNDIELHKVNPSNDNLPTMWRVYYEGVIRCNTTLKLLSVVQSGGGEKFSEDRAKEIAAEARLLRGHYYFFLARVFKNIPYIDENMSVQEAAQVKNDKDVFPMIEADFKAAAEGLPGDYKKPLNEAGRVDKYAAEAYLGKLYLYQKRYPEALVEFKKVIQNKPALTDLAFEANFNVKTKNGQEGILVSQSIINPDGSGDNANVGDMLAGLYGNSPGGCCGFFQPSVDLVNAFKVGTDGLPYLDGSYRTNPYKSDQGLSGGAADAYKLDTTLRFDPRLDYTVGRRLVRYRDWGVVVPGWIRDQPFGGPFVAVKQSINQSDFSGNVATGTNYLNAQNINIIRLSDVYLMAAECAVETSALGDAKDWVNAVRLRAANLDPVLTGYGNPAAKYLIKTYNSFPNQDYARNAVRFERRLELALEGHRYYDLVRWGTAEEVLKSYMTFEKQYVSASQPAGFTYPDWDKGLPIPQEQIDRAQGILTQN
- a CDS encoding amidophosphoribosyltransferase, whose translation is MSDPIKHECGLAFVRLRKPFSHYLKQHGTVMWGLNKLYLLMEKQHNRGQDGAGIASVKLNVEPGYPFLHRMRSAEPQAISGLFKTIAEEVDELCRYNPDALKHPGLMKGHIKFLGELLLGHLRYGTQGKNNADFCHPFIKRNTVPGRNLALAGNFNLVNTTELFEKLNIVPGNFQKQSDLAAMMEIVHHYLIEADKKSPGNVAIKDVLQEVIPMFDGGFTVGGITGEGIGFVFRDPHGIRPCYYYIDDEVIVAASERAAIRTTFNVGENEVKELMPGNALMVNSDGTYEIAEVVTPGERRACSFERIYFSRGSDEKIYKERKALGFNLSEQVLKAIDFDLKNTIFSYIPNTAEVAFLGLHKGMQLYLNKIKIERIMSWGKDYDEEKLSEMINRRIRIDKIAIKDVKMRTFITEDASRNEMVQHVYDITYGTVRPGIDTIVVIDDSIVRGTTLKESIIKMLSRLQPKKIIVVSSCPQIRYPDCYGIDMSKMGDFIAFNAAVNVLKDKGNESLLDELWQKCKTLKEQNLLDTENVVQQLYKGSTVEEITDKIAEMITPAGLDIPVQVIFQSIEDLHKACPNNLGDWYFTGNYPTRGGNRVVNQAFMNYMEGKNERGY